The following proteins come from a genomic window of Populus alba chromosome 12, ASM523922v2, whole genome shotgun sequence:
- the LOC118044733 gene encoding transcription factor GTE10 isoform X2, with product MAPTVPIEFIGQKELKTCWLSQPMGKSRKFSKGHSSGFVADYRHAAETMAESEGFGSSGRVDTEMTASEGSFAPKRKCISLNVDGSDTFGVPSQILSLSKMSRPERKDLEIRLKNELEQVRILQRKVASLSSNTVLLSPSSDTRSCSDGQKRLPLEGVHRSFEVSAPKSKKRVPPGRNGARSKKGTSGRFEPVKSGAPLGITNAMLMKQCEALLNRLMVHQFGWIFNTPVDVVKMNIPDYFTIIKHPMDLGTVKSRIISGEYSSPLGFAADVRLTFANAMKYNPPGNDFHFMAVTLSKYFEVRWKVIEKKIPVIADVEPVPSRAGVRMEMETTAHIEKETTTDTPPLKKKKITPSDNKVKPEPIRKVMTNEERQKLSLELEALLAELPENIIEFLKEHSGNAGQTGEDEIEIDIDALGDDILLNLRKLLDNYLLEKQKNQSKAEPCEMEIINESGISNSSLQPCKGNDTAEEDIDIVGGNDPPISSYPPVKIEKEAAHKNSKCSSRSSSNSESGSSSNDSGSESGSESDAVKASGPINATEEKMEAGENVVQKRSHLGDPAVRNQSVDGLAQVELDTEGKPVAAEADGHQEGESAPPERQVSPEKLYRAALLRNRFADTILKAREKALDKGEKRDPEKLRKEKEEFERRQKEEKARLQAEAKAAEEARRKAEAEAAAEAKRQRELEREAARQALIQMEKTVDINENCRFMEDLEMLRIAHHDEQLPSFIEETSPDHSQNGLGSFKLQGSFKLQGSNPLEQLGLYMKEDDEDEEEVAEPPSSVPDLTKDVEEGEID from the exons ATGGCACCTACTGTTCCTATAGAGTTTATTGGACAGAAGGAATTGAAAACGTGCTGGCTTTCACAACCAATGGGGAAATCAAGGAAGTTCTCTAAAGGGCACTCCTCTGGATTTGTTGCAGATTACCGGCATGCTGCTGAGACCATGGCTGAATCAGAAGGGTTTGGGAGCTCTGGACGTGTTGACACCGAGATGACAGCATCAGAAGGTTCCTTTGCTCCCAAGAGGAAGTGCATTAGTTTGAATGTGGACGGGTCTGATACATTTGGTGTACCTTCACAAATCCTGTCATTGTCTAAGATGTCAAGACCGGAGAGGAAGGACTTGGAAATTAGGTTGAAAAATGAACTTGAACAAGTCAGAATCCTCCAGAGGAAAGTGGCTTCTTTGAGTTCAAATACAGTTCTGTTATCGCCCTCTAGTGATACTCGGAGTTGTAGTGATGGCCAAAAGAGGCTTCCTCTAGAAGGCGTCCATAGGTCATTTGAAGTATCAGCTCCCAAGAGTAAGAAACGGGTTCCTCCGGGTCGAAATGGGGCTCGCTCAAAAAAGGGTACATCAGGGCGTTTTGAGCCAGTGAAGTCAGGTGCTCCACTTGGTATAACTAATGCTATGTTGATGAAACAGTGTGAGGCGTTACTAAATCGTTTGATGGTACATCAGTTTGGTTGGATTTTCAATACTCCTGTTGATGTGGTGAAAATGAACATACCGGACTACTTTACTATCATTAAACACCCAATGGATTTGGGTACAGTGAAGAGCAGGATTATTTCTGGTGAATATTCAAGTCCATTGGGATTTGCTGCAGATGTGCGACTTACTTTCGCAAATGCAATGAAGTATAACCCCCCTGGAAATGATTTCCATTTCATGGCCGTGACCCTTAGTAAATATTTTGAAGTTAGATGGAAAGTTATTGAGAAGAAGATTCCTGTTATCGCTGATGTAGAACCAGTGCCATCAAGAGCTGGTGTGCGTATGGAAATGGAAACAACTGCTCATATAGAAAAGGAAACCACTACTGATACTCCacctttgaaaaagaaaaaaattacaccgAGTGACAATAAGGTCAAACCAGAGCCCATCAGGAAAGTCATGACCAATGAGGAGAGGCAGAAGTTGAGCTTGGAGTTGGAGGCATTGCTCGCTGAATTGCCTGAAAACATTATTGAATTCCTAAAAGAGCATAGTGGAAATGCTGGCCAGACTGGCGAGGATGAGATTGAGATTGATATTGATGCTCTCGGTGATGATATATTGTTGAACTTACGGAAACTCTTAGATAACTATTTACTGGAGAAACagaaaaaccaatcaaaagCTGAACCATGTGAAATGGAG ATTATTAACGAGTCTGGGATTAGCAATTCATCATTGCAACCATGCAAAG GCAATGATACCGCTGAAGAAGATATAGATATTGTTGGTGGGAATGATCCTCCTATTTCAAGCTACCCTCCAGTAAAGATAGAAAAAGAGGCGGCTCATAAAAACAGTAAATGTAGCAGTCGAAGTAGCTCCAATAGTGAATCGGGCTCATCTTCAAATG ATTCTGGCAGTGAATCTGGTAGTGAATCTGATGCAGTTAAAGCGTCCGGTCCCATTAATGCTACTGAG GAAAAAATGGAAGCCGGAGAAAATGTAGTCCAAAAGAGAAGTCATCTTGGTGATCCAGCTGTGAGAAATC AATCTGTTGACGGGTTGGCCCAAGTTGAGCTGGATACTGAGGGTAAGCCAGTTGCAGCCGAGGCAGATGGCCACCAAGAGG GGGAGAGTGCACCACCTGAGAGGCAAGTCTCTCCTGAAAAGCTCTATCGTGCAGCTTTGTTGAGGAACCGTTTTGCTGACACCATACTTAAAGCTCGAGAAAAGGCGCTTGATAAG GGTGAAAAGCGTGATCCTGAGAAATTGCGGAAGGAGAAGGAGGAAtttgaaagaaggcaaaagGAAG AAAAAGCTCGGTTGCAGGCAGAAGCTAAGGCTGCTGAAGAGGCTCGAAGGAAAGCTGAAGCTGAAGCTGCCGCTGAAGCCAAAAGGCAGAGGGAACTGGAAAGGGAAGCTGCACGTCAGGCATTGATACAG ATGGAAAAGACTGTTGATATCAACGAGAACTGTCGGTTTATGGAAGACTTGGAAATGCTTAGGATTGCCCATCATGATGAACAGCTTCCAAGTTTCATAGAGGAAACAAGCCCTGATCATTCTCAAAATGGGCTAGGTAGTTTCAAGCTTCAGGGTAGTTTCAAGCTTCAGGGTAGTAATCCACTGGAGCAACTAGGATTATACATGAAGGAAGATGACGAAGACGAAGAGGAAGTAGCTGAACCACCCTCTAGTGTTCCAGATCTAACAAAAGATGTTGAGGAGGGAGAAATTGATTGA
- the LOC118044733 gene encoding transcription factor GTE10 isoform X1 translates to MAPTVPIEFIGQKELKTCWLSQPMGKSRKFSKGHSSGFVADYRHAAETMAESEGFGSSGRVDTEMTASEGSFAPKRKCISLNVDGSDTFGVPSQILSLSKMSRPERKDLEIRLKNELEQVRILQRKVASLSSNTVLLSPSSDTRSCSDGQKRLPLEGVHRSFEVSAPKSKKRVPPGRNGARSKKGTSGRFEPVKSGAPLGITNAMLMKQCEALLNRLMVHQFGWIFNTPVDVVKMNIPDYFTIIKHPMDLGTVKSRIISGEYSSPLGFAADVRLTFANAMKYNPPGNDFHFMAVTLSKYFEVRWKVIEKKIPVIADVEPVPSRAGVRMEMETTAHIEKETTTDTPPLKKKKITPSDNKVKPEPIRKVMTNEERQKLSLELEALLAELPENIIEFLKEHSGNAGQTGEDEIEIDIDALGDDILLNLRKLLDNYLLEKQKNQSKAEPCEMEIINESGISNSSLQPCKGNDTAEEDIDIVGGNDPPISSYPPVKIEKEAAHKNSKCSSRSSSNSESGSSSNDSDSGSESGSESDAVKASGPINATEEKMEAGENVVQKRSHLGDPAVRNQSVDGLAQVELDTEGKPVAAEADGHQEGESAPPERQVSPEKLYRAALLRNRFADTILKAREKALDKGEKRDPEKLRKEKEEFERRQKEEKARLQAEAKAAEEARRKAEAEAAAEAKRQRELEREAARQALIQMEKTVDINENCRFMEDLEMLRIAHHDEQLPSFIEETSPDHSQNGLGSFKLQGSFKLQGSNPLEQLGLYMKEDDEDEEEVAEPPSSVPDLTKDVEEGEID, encoded by the exons ATGGCACCTACTGTTCCTATAGAGTTTATTGGACAGAAGGAATTGAAAACGTGCTGGCTTTCACAACCAATGGGGAAATCAAGGAAGTTCTCTAAAGGGCACTCCTCTGGATTTGTTGCAGATTACCGGCATGCTGCTGAGACCATGGCTGAATCAGAAGGGTTTGGGAGCTCTGGACGTGTTGACACCGAGATGACAGCATCAGAAGGTTCCTTTGCTCCCAAGAGGAAGTGCATTAGTTTGAATGTGGACGGGTCTGATACATTTGGTGTACCTTCACAAATCCTGTCATTGTCTAAGATGTCAAGACCGGAGAGGAAGGACTTGGAAATTAGGTTGAAAAATGAACTTGAACAAGTCAGAATCCTCCAGAGGAAAGTGGCTTCTTTGAGTTCAAATACAGTTCTGTTATCGCCCTCTAGTGATACTCGGAGTTGTAGTGATGGCCAAAAGAGGCTTCCTCTAGAAGGCGTCCATAGGTCATTTGAAGTATCAGCTCCCAAGAGTAAGAAACGGGTTCCTCCGGGTCGAAATGGGGCTCGCTCAAAAAAGGGTACATCAGGGCGTTTTGAGCCAGTGAAGTCAGGTGCTCCACTTGGTATAACTAATGCTATGTTGATGAAACAGTGTGAGGCGTTACTAAATCGTTTGATGGTACATCAGTTTGGTTGGATTTTCAATACTCCTGTTGATGTGGTGAAAATGAACATACCGGACTACTTTACTATCATTAAACACCCAATGGATTTGGGTACAGTGAAGAGCAGGATTATTTCTGGTGAATATTCAAGTCCATTGGGATTTGCTGCAGATGTGCGACTTACTTTCGCAAATGCAATGAAGTATAACCCCCCTGGAAATGATTTCCATTTCATGGCCGTGACCCTTAGTAAATATTTTGAAGTTAGATGGAAAGTTATTGAGAAGAAGATTCCTGTTATCGCTGATGTAGAACCAGTGCCATCAAGAGCTGGTGTGCGTATGGAAATGGAAACAACTGCTCATATAGAAAAGGAAACCACTACTGATACTCCacctttgaaaaagaaaaaaattacaccgAGTGACAATAAGGTCAAACCAGAGCCCATCAGGAAAGTCATGACCAATGAGGAGAGGCAGAAGTTGAGCTTGGAGTTGGAGGCATTGCTCGCTGAATTGCCTGAAAACATTATTGAATTCCTAAAAGAGCATAGTGGAAATGCTGGCCAGACTGGCGAGGATGAGATTGAGATTGATATTGATGCTCTCGGTGATGATATATTGTTGAACTTACGGAAACTCTTAGATAACTATTTACTGGAGAAACagaaaaaccaatcaaaagCTGAACCATGTGAAATGGAG ATTATTAACGAGTCTGGGATTAGCAATTCATCATTGCAACCATGCAAAG GCAATGATACCGCTGAAGAAGATATAGATATTGTTGGTGGGAATGATCCTCCTATTTCAAGCTACCCTCCAGTAAAGATAGAAAAAGAGGCGGCTCATAAAAACAGTAAATGTAGCAGTCGAAGTAGCTCCAATAGTGAATCGGGCTCATCTTCAAATG ATTCAGATTCTGGCAGTGAATCTGGTAGTGAATCTGATGCAGTTAAAGCGTCCGGTCCCATTAATGCTACTGAG GAAAAAATGGAAGCCGGAGAAAATGTAGTCCAAAAGAGAAGTCATCTTGGTGATCCAGCTGTGAGAAATC AATCTGTTGACGGGTTGGCCCAAGTTGAGCTGGATACTGAGGGTAAGCCAGTTGCAGCCGAGGCAGATGGCCACCAAGAGG GGGAGAGTGCACCACCTGAGAGGCAAGTCTCTCCTGAAAAGCTCTATCGTGCAGCTTTGTTGAGGAACCGTTTTGCTGACACCATACTTAAAGCTCGAGAAAAGGCGCTTGATAAG GGTGAAAAGCGTGATCCTGAGAAATTGCGGAAGGAGAAGGAGGAAtttgaaagaaggcaaaagGAAG AAAAAGCTCGGTTGCAGGCAGAAGCTAAGGCTGCTGAAGAGGCTCGAAGGAAAGCTGAAGCTGAAGCTGCCGCTGAAGCCAAAAGGCAGAGGGAACTGGAAAGGGAAGCTGCACGTCAGGCATTGATACAG ATGGAAAAGACTGTTGATATCAACGAGAACTGTCGGTTTATGGAAGACTTGGAAATGCTTAGGATTGCCCATCATGATGAACAGCTTCCAAGTTTCATAGAGGAAACAAGCCCTGATCATTCTCAAAATGGGCTAGGTAGTTTCAAGCTTCAGGGTAGTTTCAAGCTTCAGGGTAGTAATCCACTGGAGCAACTAGGATTATACATGAAGGAAGATGACGAAGACGAAGAGGAAGTAGCTGAACCACCCTCTAGTGTTCCAGATCTAACAAAAGATGTTGAGGAGGGAGAAATTGATTGA